The following are encoded in a window of Vespula pensylvanica isolate Volc-1 chromosome 2, ASM1446617v1, whole genome shotgun sequence genomic DNA:
- the LOC122627269 gene encoding cyclin-dependent kinase inhibitor 1C-like, translating to MSPIFQGRKSSQGSPVFAYNELGSIDSAHGHCADRESVAPGKLDGNPASPLLLLHLLKVIAAEVAAAATAPAPTSAPTPTPAPAPAPAPASAPAPAPAPVPALVPTPSLVYILACSPWPRGLPCSPRAVTTVSGFGGVDAGANADGI from the exons ATGTCACCGATATTCCAAGGCAGAAAAAGTTCCCAAGGGAGCCCCGTATTCGCATATAATGAActcggatcgatcgatagcGCGCACGGCCACTGTGCGGACCGTGAAAGCGTAGCACCTGGAAAACTCGACGGAAATCCAG catcaccactactactactacacctACTAAAAGTAATAGCAGCTgaagtagcagcagcagcaacagcaccAGCACCAACATCAgcaccaacaccaacaccagcaccagcaccagcaccggCACCAGCatcagcaccagcaccagcaccagcaccagtaCCGGCACTAGTACCAACACCGTCGTTAGTCTACATACTAGCCTGTTCACCCTGGCCTAGGGGTTTGCCTTGCTCTCCTCGTGCTGTTACGACTGTGTCGGGGTTTGGGGGTGTAGACGCAGGCGCGAACGCAGACGGAATATAG